The Candidatus Saccharibacteria bacterium oral taxon 488 genome has a segment encoding these proteins:
- a CDS encoding TIM barrel protein — MNSKKSMKLAISNIAFGEGEGQQAAALDRVSQCGVEGLVVAPTIIWPSVSEIANLSGDRLETLKRKAGEYRKKLGGFGLACVGLQSLTYGVGENAKIFGTEEEGKNLAEHLKRLTDLAGSLGADSMSFGSPGLRNPGELSGEQAMERAAKLFGRVAIAAHDNNTQIAFEPLSGYGNKFVENLNQARKLADRIDHPGFGIHPDTAAMFGAGDTPGDLASLIRDHRDSVRGIDASAPDLARLSSALDIPQGKYVDALRSVSYQGWLSLEMRGPLNPDVIEKEIQYIKERCGLAA; from the coding sequence ATGAATTCGAAGAAGTCAATGAAGCTTGCTATCTCGAATATTGCTTTTGGTGAAGGTGAAGGTCAACAAGCAGCAGCGCTAGACCGCGTGTCGCAGTGTGGTGTTGAAGGGCTTGTGGTTGCGCCAACGATAATTTGGCCAAGTGTATCAGAAATTGCCAATCTCTCTGGGGATCGACTCGAAACTTTGAAGCGGAAAGCTGGAGAATATCGCAAAAAGCTTGGGGGCTTCGGTCTAGCGTGTGTTGGGCTGCAATCTTTGACATACGGGGTTGGAGAGAATGCGAAGATTTTCGGTACTGAAGAAGAGGGTAAAAATCTGGCAGAACACCTAAAGAGACTAACCGACCTTGCCGGGTCACTCGGTGCAGACTCGATGTCATTTGGTTCACCGGGATTGCGTAACCCAGGAGAGCTTAGTGGCGAGCAGGCTATGGAGAGAGCGGCTAAACTGTTTGGTAGAGTTGCTATTGCGGCCCATGATAACAATACGCAGATAGCATTCGAGCCGCTATCAGGCTATGGCAACAAGTTCGTGGAAAACCTAAACCAAGCCAGGAAACTGGCTGATCGCATCGACCATCCGGGGTTTGGAATTCATCCTGATACAGCGGCGATGTTTGGTGCTGGGGACACGCCGGGGGATTTAGCTTCGCTGATTCGTGACCATAGAGACAGTGTACGCGGTATTGATGCCAGCGCTCCAGACTTGGCGCGACTTTCATCTGCGCTGGATATTCCTCAAGGAAAATATGTGGACGCCCTCAGGAGTGTTAGCTATCAGGGCTGGTTGTCGCTTGAGATGAGGGGTCCTCTGAATCCGGATGTAATCGAGAAGGAGATTCAATACATCAAGGAGCGGTGTGGTCTCGCAGCGTAA
- a CDS encoding NAD-dependent epimerase/dehydratase family protein: MKTALIGYTGFVGGNIKSQHEFDDYYNSKNIADIEGQEYDLVVSAANRAEMWRINQEPEVDRAEIEGFISHIKKAKIKKLVLISTVGVYKNPNGANEDTPIETEGLLPYGVNRYYLEQFCRENFDTTIVRLPGLFGDGLKKNVIYDLMNNNMVEKIHADGMYQYYNLANIWRDITIALENNLPLVNFATPPVSTREVARVAFGMEFTNTPEGVTPAYWDMHSKYAEVYGGEGNYLYTKEQELAGIKEFVAKNK, encoded by the coding sequence ATGAAAACTGCATTAATTGGGTACACTGGCTTTGTCGGTGGGAATATAAAGAGTCAACACGAGTTTGACGATTATTATAACAGCAAAAATATAGCTGACATTGAAGGTCAAGAGTACGACCTGGTGGTGAGCGCTGCAAACCGTGCTGAGATGTGGCGGATCAATCAGGAGCCAGAGGTTGACCGTGCGGAGATTGAAGGGTTTATCTCACACATCAAAAAGGCAAAGATTAAGAAGCTCGTCCTGATTTCAACAGTCGGTGTTTATAAAAACCCAAATGGTGCTAACGAAGATACACCCATTGAAACCGAAGGGCTTTTGCCATACGGAGTTAATAGGTATTATCTTGAGCAATTCTGTCGTGAGAACTTTGACACAACAATTGTTCGCCTGCCGGGGCTATTTGGCGATGGGCTGAAGAAGAATGTTATTTATGATCTGATGAACAATAACATGGTTGAGAAAATTCATGCTGATGGTATGTATCAGTACTATAATCTCGCTAATATCTGGCGTGATATCACTATTGCTCTCGAGAATAATCTGCCGCTGGTTAATTTTGCGACGCCACCAGTCAGCACGCGGGAAGTCGCCAGGGTCGCCTTTGGTATGGAATTTACCAACACACCAGAGGGCGTGACGCCAGCCTATTGGGATATGCACAGTAAATACGCTGAAGTGTATGGTGGTGAAGGTAATTATCTATACACAAAGGAGCAAGAGCTGGCCGGCATCAAGGAGTTTGTTGCAAAAAATAAGTAA